A part of Amphiprion ocellaris isolate individual 3 ecotype Okinawa chromosome 16, ASM2253959v1, whole genome shotgun sequence genomic DNA contains:
- the si:dkey-191g9.7 gene encoding uncharacterized protein si:dkey-191g9.7, with the protein MAEAGHPVSTLFLLEGDVPLDPTVSGQSSSKSSTQEISTSTAAGYKCQEEAKSKICKRNSATLPTEETCSTSLGVTGRPAEQQQSASERCAISGASSHPPSLAETHTPSHHHRTGVNANKDNPESAWTLQNIKLVSLPVHRSHSDTLCQVKQGVPPEAPDSETCGLSCHGDKSIQEAETHSELACKQPMQLQQCSFVNTVCRGANSGESGVQQPPSRCICISTTDTTVRVKHAGEEGHLPTQCDKTLCYGSYMHHDNFEDTFAAYCHPQPIPAPSRLLPRLAGIEPQCNVQCAVAPPPAANHLTLPRLISSVSETGLDAKHLLRCCNLSCSWIHSMPPGTCPQSQKPLSGEDCCSSSFGQVRSTVRDMGTMTAHTVLRDVGVQTSQITISHVFPEVCLADKCRNETSCILTPNSDSHGSKKLGGAPKSPVKEVKWDAEGMTWEVYGASVDPEELGLAIQRHLELQIKETASHAAKLSRQNTNTSGQGKNTSCQRKRNRMMSSIRTPVCCSRNTEDVD; encoded by the coding sequence ATGGCAGAGGCTGGGCATCCTGTGTCGACGTTGTTCCTATTGGAGGGAGATGTTCCCTTGGATCCTACTGTCTCTGGTCAATCCAGCTCCAAGAGCTCTACGCAGGAAATAAGCACATCTACAGCAGCAGGTTACAAGTGCCAGGAAGAAGCTAAAAGTAAGATATGTAAAAGAAATTCTGCTACTCTTCCTACCGAGGAAACATGCAGCACTAGTTTGGGGGTTACCGGCCGACCTGCTGAACAGCAGCAAAGTGCATCTGAACGTTGTGCAATCTCCGGGGCTTCAAGCCACCCACCTAGTCTTGCTGAGACACATACACCCTCACACCACCATAggacaggtgtaaatgcaaacaaagACAACCCTGAGTCAGCCTGGACATTGCAGAATATAAAGTTGGTATCTCTGCCTGTTCACAGAAGTCACTCTGACACTTTATGTCAGGTTAAACAGGGAGTGCCCCCCGAGGCTCCAGACAGTGAGACTTGTGGACTTAGTTGTCATGGAGATAAAAGCATCCAGGAGGCAGAGACTCACTCTGAGCTGGCCTGTAAGCAGCCCATGCAGTTGCAGCAGTGCAGCTTTGTCAATACCGTTTGCAGAGGAGCCAACAGTGGAGAATCTGGTGTACAGCAGCCTCCAAGCAGGTGCATCTGTATCTCAACCACTGACACAACAGTCAGGGTAAAGCATGCTGGGGAAGAAGGCCATCTCCCCACTCAATGTGACAAAACACTGTGTTATGGCTCTTATATGCACCATGATAATTTTGAGGACACATTTGCTGCTTACTGCCATCCCCAGCCCATTCCAGCCCCATCCCGGCTGCTGCCACGCCTGGCAGGCATAGAGCCACAGTGCAACGTTCAGTGTGCCGTGgcacctcctcctgcagccaacCACCTCACCCTCCCTCGACTCATCTCCTCTGTCAGTGAGACAGGCCTAGATGCCAAACATCTGCTGCGGTGCTGCAACCTCAGCTGCTCTTGGATCCATTCAATGCCTCCTGGCACTTGCCCACAATCTCAAAAGCCACTCAGCGGGGAGGACTGCTGCAGCAGTTCATTTGGTCAAGTCAGATCTACAGTCCGTGACATGGGGACTATGACAGCCCACACAGTTCTGAGGGATGTAGGGGTGCAGACAAGTCAGATCACCATATCTCATGTGTTCCCCGAGGTCTGTCTGGCAGACAAGTGCAGGAATGAGACCTCCTGCATCCTGACTCCAAACAGCGATAGTCATGGAAGCAAGAAACTGGGTGGTGCTCCCAAATCTCCAGTAAAGGAGGTGAAGTGGGATGCAGAAGGGATGACATGGGAAGTGTATGGGGCTTCTGTGGACCCGGAGGAGTTGGGTCTAGCCATCCAGAGACACTTGGAGCTACAGATCAAGGAAACAGCAAGCCATGCAGCCAAGCTGTCACGCCAAAACACCAACACATCTGGTCAGGGCAAAAATACCAGCTgtcagagaaagagaaacagaatgaTGAGCTCCATCCGAACCCCGGTCTGCTGCAGTCGGAACACTGAAGACGTTGACTGA